From the genome of Deinococcus sp. AJ005, one region includes:
- a CDS encoding DUF4384 domain-containing protein, with amino-acid sequence MKTFPLPIKSTLSKSTLVKIALGLSVALAAGLSGPALAAPKISAQSIIVNPVQTTVDVKVWTDRDTSGTRTPSYAPGERIRLYASVSQDAYVYLFNVDPNGQVDLILPNKYQGGANFLKANAVKVFPAAGDPFTFDIAAPYGLNKVLALASKTELDLKQIATFKSGQNSFADVNVKGQQGLAQALSIVVTPVPQNTWDSATAFYQVVARTGAAVPALPTQPGNPWGNARKWQTVVSAPSDLRALHDSYAARLKAEGYVQTKLKIKNDKIESDYRRGDDEASLKVERKGKGVEIKLERD; translated from the coding sequence ATGAAAACTTTCCCCTTGCCCATCAAATCAACACTGTCTAAGTCAACACTGGTCAAGATCGCCCTCGGCCTCAGCGTTGCGCTGGCGGCTGGCCTCAGCGGTCCAGCCCTGGCCGCACCCAAGATCAGCGCGCAGAGCATCATCGTCAATCCGGTGCAGACCACGGTGGATGTCAAGGTCTGGACGGACCGCGACACCAGCGGCACACGCACGCCGTCCTACGCCCCCGGCGAGCGGATTCGCCTGTACGCCAGCGTGTCTCAGGACGCCTACGTGTACCTGTTCAACGTGGACCCGAACGGTCAGGTGGACCTGATTCTGCCCAACAAATACCAGGGCGGCGCGAACTTTCTGAAGGCCAATGCAGTCAAGGTGTTTCCGGCGGCGGGCGATCCCTTCACCTTCGACATCGCCGCGCCCTACGGCCTGAACAAGGTGCTGGCGCTGGCGAGCAAGACCGAACTGGACCTGAAGCAGATCGCCACCTTCAAGAGCGGGCAGAACAGCTTTGCGGACGTGAACGTCAAGGGTCAGCAGGGGCTGGCGCAGGCGCTGAGCATCGTGGTGACCCCCGTTCCGCAGAACACCTGGGACAGCGCCACGGCGTTCTACCAGGTGGTGGCCCGCACGGGCGCGGCGGTTCCTGCCCTGCCCACGCAGCCCGGCAACCCCTGGGGCAACGCCCGCAAGTGGCAGACCGTGGTCAGCGCTCCCTCTGACCTGCGCGCCCTGCACGACAGCTACGCCGCGCGCCTGAAGGCCGAGGGCTACGTGCAGACCAAGCTGAAGATCAAGAACGACAAGATCGAGAGCGACTACCGCCGGGGCGACGACGAGGCTTCACTGAAGGTAGAGCGCAAGGGCAAGGGCGTGGAGATCAAGCTGGAACGCGACTGA
- a CDS encoding sigma-70 family RNA polymerase sigma factor: MTSPPDPAAPPVAAPDVVSPELLSRLTAGDEATWYAFVQEYEGRMYGYLYRLEGNPDDALDLTQEVFYRAWRSIRTFRPGERVLPWLYQVARNTQIESHRRKQLQRFSLEQAREDIGFEVTSEARSPVRAAESADAQDRVQRALLKLPDDYREAVVLRFVEDMPYEDIARIQGVAVGTAKSRVFRAKEQLAELLADVADVN, from the coding sequence GTGACCTCGCCGCCCGATCCTGCCGCTCCACCTGTCGCCGCCCCTGATGTCGTCTCGCCGGAGTTGCTTTCCCGGCTGACGGCGGGTGACGAGGCCACGTGGTACGCCTTCGTGCAGGAGTACGAGGGCCGCATGTACGGGTATCTATACCGCCTGGAGGGCAATCCCGACGACGCCCTGGACCTGACGCAGGAAGTTTTTTACCGCGCGTGGCGCAGCATCCGCACCTTCCGGCCCGGCGAGCGGGTGCTGCCGTGGCTGTATCAGGTGGCGCGCAACACCCAGATCGAGTCCCACCGCCGCAAGCAGTTGCAGCGCTTCAGTCTGGAGCAGGCGCGCGAGGACATCGGTTTCGAGGTCACCTCTGAGGCGCGTTCCCCGGTGCGCGCCGCCGAGAGTGCCGACGCCCAGGACCGCGTGCAGCGCGCCCTGCTGAAGCTGCCCGACGATTACCGCGAGGCCGTGGTGCTGCGCTTCGTGGAGGACATGCCCTACGAGGACATCGCCCGCATTCAGGGTGTGGCGGTGGGCACGGCCAAGAGCCGGGTCTTCCGCGCCAAGGAACAACTGGCCGAACTGCTGGCCGACGTTGCCGACGTGAATTAG
- a CDS encoding FUN14 domain-containing protein, whose amino-acid sequence MTATSTPIPPTDPGFLDALRPLLPELSVGALLGFATALAVKAVGRFVLIIVGLLFIALQLLAYFDIVTINWLHLQSVAEPALKQGGEQGAAWFQRVLLANLPFAGAFTAGFLLGLRIRI is encoded by the coding sequence ATGACTGCGACTTCAACCCCCATACCCCCCACCGACCCCGGCTTCCTTGACGCCCTGCGCCCTCTGCTGCCCGAGCTGAGCGTGGGCGCGCTGCTGGGTTTTGCCACCGCGCTGGCCGTGAAAGCCGTGGGGCGTTTTGTGCTGATCATCGTGGGCCTGCTGTTCATCGCACTGCAACTGCTGGCGTATTTCGACATCGTCACCATCAACTGGTTGCACCTGCAATCGGTGGCTGAACCCGCGCTGAAGCAGGGGGGCGAGCAGGGGGCCGCGTGGTTTCAGCGCGTGTTGCTGGCGAACCTGCCTTTCGCCGGGGCGTTCACGGCGGGCTTTTTACTGGGACTGCGAATACGGATTTAG
- the pgi gene encoding glucose-6-phosphate isomerase: MSTRLTEMPAWTALTSHYRMMKDTLLADLFAGDDRRGERLNAEGAGLYLDYSKNRVTDETLELLLALAHETGVEVKRDAMFAGQRINVTENRAVLHTALRQPRGATVMVDGDNVVPDVHEVLDRMAKFADLVRGGQWAGFTGKPIRNIVNIGIGGSDLGPVMAYEALKHYAQRDLTVRFVSNVDGTDLVEKTRDLDPAETLFIVSSKTFTTQETMANASSARAWLLAALNDDAAVARHFVAVSTNADAVQKFGIDTANMFGFWDWVGGRYSMDSAIGLSLMLAIGPDGFTELLAGFHDMDEHFRTAPLESNLPVLMGMLGVWYNNFFDAQSHAVLPYDQYLQFFPAYLQQLDMESNGKHITLDGQAVDYQTGQVIWGQPGTNGQHAFYQLIHQGTKLIPCDFIGFCQTLNPLPTPDGPPHHDLLMANVFAQTEALAFGKSLDAVLAEGVDPALAPHRVFDGNRPTNTLLADKLTPRTLGALIALYEHKVFVQGAVWNINSFDQWGVELGKVLAGKIVPELKAGVEPELEHDSSTNTLIRRYRDRR, from the coding sequence ATGTCCACCCGCCTGACCGAAATGCCCGCCTGGACGGCTTTAACTAGCCACTACCGGATGATGAAAGACACCCTGCTGGCTGACCTGTTTGCAGGCGATGACCGGCGCGGCGAACGCCTGAATGCCGAGGGCGCGGGTCTTTATCTGGATTACAGCAAGAACCGTGTGACAGACGAGACCCTGGAGCTGCTGCTGGCGTTGGCGCATGAAACCGGAGTAGAGGTCAAACGCGACGCCATGTTCGCGGGCCAGCGCATCAACGTCACCGAGAATCGCGCCGTGCTGCACACCGCTCTGCGCCAGCCACGCGGCGCAACCGTGATGGTGGACGGAGATAATGTCGTGCCGGATGTACATGAAGTGCTGGACCGCATGGCGAAGTTTGCCGACTTGGTGCGCGGCGGACAGTGGGCAGGCTTCACAGGCAAGCCGATTAGAAATATCGTCAACATCGGCATCGGTGGCAGCGATCTGGGCCCAGTGATGGCCTACGAGGCGCTCAAGCACTACGCCCAGCGTGACCTGACCGTGCGCTTCGTGTCCAACGTGGACGGCACCGATCTGGTGGAAAAGACCCGCGATCTGGACCCTGCCGAGACGCTGTTCATCGTCAGTTCCAAGACCTTCACCACGCAAGAGACGATGGCGAACGCGTCCTCGGCCCGCGCGTGGCTGCTGGCGGCGCTGAACGATGACGCTGCTGTCGCCCGTCATTTCGTAGCCGTCTCCACCAACGCCGACGCCGTGCAGAAATTCGGCATCGACACCGCCAATATGTTCGGGTTCTGGGACTGGGTGGGCGGGCGCTACAGCATGGACAGCGCCATTGGCCTGAGTCTGATGCTCGCCATTGGCCCGGACGGCTTCACCGAACTGCTGGCCGGATTCCATGACATGGACGAACACTTCCGCACCGCGCCGCTGGAAAGCAATCTCCCGGTGCTGATGGGGATGCTGGGCGTCTGGTACAACAATTTCTTCGATGCGCAGTCCCATGCCGTGCTGCCGTATGACCAGTACCTGCAATTCTTCCCGGCTTACCTGCAACAACTGGACATGGAGAGCAACGGCAAGCACATCACCCTGGACGGACAGGCGGTGGATTACCAGACTGGGCAGGTGATCTGGGGCCAGCCGGGGACCAATGGCCAGCACGCCTTTTACCAGTTGATCCACCAGGGCACCAAGCTGATTCCCTGCGACTTCATCGGCTTCTGCCAGACCCTCAATCCGCTGCCCACGCCGGATGGTCCGCCCCACCACGACCTGCTGATGGCCAATGTTTTCGCGCAGACCGAGGCGCTGGCCTTTGGCAAGTCGCTGGACGCCGTGCTGGCCGAGGGCGTGGACCCAGCGCTGGCCCCGCACCGCGTCTTCGACGGCAACCGGCCCACCAATACCCTGCTGGCCGATAAACTGACGCCGCGCACGCTGGGCGCATTGATTGCCCTGTACGAACACAAGGTCTTCGTGCAGGGGGCCGTGTGGAACATCAATTCCTTTGACCAGTGGGGCGTTGAACTGGGCAAGGTGCTGGCCGGGAAGATCGTGCCGGAACTGAAAGCAGGTGTGGAGCCAGAGCTGGAGCATGACAGCAGCACCAACACGCTGATTCGGCGGTATCGGGACCGTCGCTAA
- a CDS encoding NfeD family protein produces MGIYLICLIVGGVLFGLSLLGGHDVGGHDLAADHPGSGDIASWFSLRALVSFATFFGLAGVMGGLIGASVTVQFVMALVSGLAVGGFTAYLFRLARTRGEVSGGTGRLAGRTGEVLISPAPGRPGRVAVTISGQVTQLAAHSDDALHPGDAVIVIGQQGGVLDVKLWDGA; encoded by the coding sequence GTGGGCATCTATCTGATCTGTCTGATCGTGGGCGGCGTGCTGTTCGGGCTGTCGTTGCTGGGCGGGCATGATGTTGGTGGGCATGACCTTGCCGCAGATCATCCCGGCTCGGGCGACATCGCCTCGTGGTTCAGCCTGCGGGCACTGGTTAGCTTCGCCACGTTTTTTGGACTGGCGGGGGTGATGGGCGGGCTGATCGGGGCGTCCGTGACGGTGCAGTTCGTGATGGCGCTGGTCAGCGGACTGGCGGTGGGCGGCTTCACGGCGTATCTGTTCCGGCTGGCCCGCACGCGCGGCGAGGTCAGCGGCGGCACAGGACGGCTGGCGGGGCGCACGGGCGAGGTGCTGATCTCGCCCGCACCGGGGCGTCCGGGCCGGGTGGCCGTGACCATTTCCGGGCAGGTCACGCAACTGGCCGCCCACAGCGACGACGCCCTGCATCCCGGCGACGCGGTGATCGTGATCGGTCAGCAGGGCGGCGTGCTGGACGTGAAGCTGTGGGACGGGGCATAG
- a CDS encoding carboxypeptidase M32, which translates to MTTTQSSSTPDTTAELSMTELRRRLGQVSDLGAAEALMSWEQETSMPDEAARVRGLQLSTLAGLTHAMFTDEKTGELLDAAAPQNDTDQAIVRVARRDFEKATKLPTEFVEERTRAQNEAHHAWIAARKGSDFATFAPHLTQMMELARREADLRGYDEHPYDALLDNYEPGMRAGTVKTIFADLRDRTLPLLRRIAAAKDAADYGVLTRPFPAEAQKAFAWKIAGEAFGLNSSFARQDESAHPFMTNFSRSDLRITTRVEPYWPACLFGTWHETGHAMYERGVSGRWERTPVSGGASLGVHESQSRLFENLLGRSLPFWERYFPQFQAAAPEVTAGLDAQTLYRTVNRVNPSMIRVEADEVTYNFHIMLRFELELALLEGNLKVSELPEAWNAKMQEYLGLTPPNDAQGVLQDVHWSAGLIGYFPTYALGNLLSVQLLEAAQADAAIAQGIQNAEYAPLLAWLTEHVHQSGRSLTPTQITEQATGRPLSADPYVAYLHRKYSEIYGLDGAES; encoded by the coding sequence ATGACCACAACCCAGTCCAGTTCCACCCCCGACACCACAGCCGAGCTATCCATGACCGAACTGCGCCGCCGTCTGGGCCAGGTTTCTGATCTGGGCGCGGCGGAGGCGCTGATGTCCTGGGAGCAGGAAACCAGCATGCCCGACGAGGCCGCCCGCGTGCGGGGCCTGCAACTGTCCACCCTGGCGGGCCTGACCCACGCGATGTTCACGGATGAAAAAACGGGTGAGCTGCTGGACGCCGCCGCGCCGCAGAACGACACTGATCAGGCCATCGTGCGCGTGGCGCGGCGTGATTTTGAGAAGGCCACCAAATTGCCCACTGAGTTCGTGGAGGAGCGGACCCGCGCCCAGAACGAGGCGCACCACGCCTGGATCGCGGCGCGGAAAGGCAGCGACTTCGCCACGTTCGCGCCGCACCTGACCCAGATGATGGAGCTGGCCCGCCGCGAGGCCGATCTGCGCGGTTACGACGAACACCCCTACGACGCGCTGCTGGACAACTACGAGCCAGGGATGCGGGCAGGGACGGTCAAGACCATCTTCGCGGACCTGCGGGACCGAACGCTACCGCTGCTCAGGCGCATCGCGGCGGCAAAGGACGCGGCGGATTACGGCGTGCTGACGCGGCCCTTTCCCGCCGAGGCGCAGAAAGCCTTCGCGTGGAAAATTGCGGGCGAGGCGTTCGGGCTGAACAGCTCCTTTGCCCGCCAGGACGAGAGCGCGCACCCCTTCATGACCAATTTCAGCCGCTCGGACCTGCGGATCACCACGCGGGTGGAACCGTACTGGCCCGCCTGCCTGTTCGGAACGTGGCACGAGACCGGGCATGCCATGTACGAGCGCGGCGTTTCCGGGCGCTGGGAGCGGACCCCGGTGTCGGGCGGCGCGAGCCTGGGCGTGCATGAAAGCCAGTCGCGGCTGTTCGAGAACCTGCTGGGCCGCAGCCTGCCGTTCTGGGAGCGCTACTTCCCACAGTTTCAGGCAGCCGCGCCGGAGGTCACCGCCGGGCTGGACGCGCAAACCCTCTACCGCACCGTCAACCGCGTCAACCCCAGCATGATCCGGGTGGAGGCCGACGAGGTGACGTACAACTTCCACATCATGCTGCGCTTTGAGCTGGAATTGGCGCTGCTGGAGGGAAACCTGAAGGTCTCGGAGCTGCCCGAGGCGTGGAATGCCAAGATGCAGGAGTACCTGGGCCTAACCCCGCCGAACGACGCGCAGGGCGTGTTGCAGGACGTGCATTGGTCCGCCGGGCTGATCGGCTATTTTCCCACCTACGCGCTGGGCAACCTGCTGAGCGTGCAATTGCTGGAGGCGGCGCAGGCGGACGCGGCGATTGCACAGGGCATTCAGAACGCCGAATACGCGCCGCTGCTGGCATGGCTGACCGAGCATGTCCACCAGTCCGGGCGCAGCCTGACGCCCACGCAGATCACCGAACAGGCCACCGGACGCCCGCTGAGCGCCGATCCATATGTGGCGTATCTGCACAGGAAGTACAGCGAGATTTACGGGCTGGACGGGGCGGAAAGCTAG
- a CDS encoding helix-turn-helix domain-containing protein, with the protein MKLHERLRELRSERGLRLKDVAETAGISVPYLSDLERGRTNPSLETLQTLAASYAITVHDLLEGVEFYGASTEGSMPKGLADLVADPTLGPQITPDWVQTLSRIELRGKRPRDKGDWYEIYLHLKRILN; encoded by the coding sequence ATGAAATTGCACGAAAGACTCCGCGAACTCCGTAGCGAACGCGGGCTGCGGCTCAAAGACGTCGCCGAGACCGCCGGGATCAGCGTCCCGTACCTCAGCGATCTGGAACGTGGCCGCACCAACCCCAGCTTAGAAACCCTGCAAACCCTGGCGGCGTCCTACGCCATCACGGTTCATGATCTGCTGGAGGGCGTCGAATTTTACGGCGCGTCCACCGAGGGATCCATGCCCAAAGGACTGGCCGATCTGGTGGCCGATCCCACGCTGGGGCCGCAGATCACGCCCGACTGGGTGCAGACCCTGTCGCGCATCGAACTGCGTGGCAAGCGCCCGCGCGACAAGGGCGACTGGTACGAGATTTACCTGCACCTCAAGCGCATCCTGAATTAA
- a CDS encoding type II toxin-antitoxin system PemK/MazF family toxin translates to MTTAVGLIRRGDIFLVDFSPARSNEADFTRPAVVVTNNASNAQNVVITVVPLTSNTARVYSFQLLLPNERTDLDADSKAQVEQLRSVALSRVLRRLGHIPEDLMRELDSRIRLHLGL, encoded by the coding sequence ATGACAACTGCTGTAGGGCTGATCCGGCGCGGCGACATTTTTCTGGTGGATTTCTCGCCAGCCCGCAGCAACGAGGCCGACTTTACCCGTCCTGCGGTGGTGGTCACGAACAACGCTTCCAACGCGCAGAATGTCGTGATTACGGTGGTGCCGCTGACCAGCAACACCGCGCGGGTATATAGCTTTCAACTGCTTCTGCCTAATGAACGCACTGATCTAGATGCCGACAGTAAAGCGCAGGTGGAGCAGCTTCGCAGTGTGGCCCTCAGCCGCGTATTGCGCCGTCTGGGCCACATTCCCGAAGATCTGATGCGCGAATTGGACAGCAGGATTCGGCTGCATCTGGGGCTGTAA
- a CDS encoding polymer-forming cytoskeletal protein yields MERHNRGEGSMADPSDWLELLHREAEGELTPEETEALHALPNQEEVARWRLRLAATTAYLSALPPPGLPASCAQDVAAEVAWSVRLSASQPELPHSLADAVTADIAAARHLQAQSIPTLPYSLAAGVVGDIRAARQLMTPPIPSSVAAAVASDIAWAGRVGTPAPVLPRSVAGAVVARIAQPEAESVLAPLPSLAPISPAANGFLAPLKPRHNPAPLALVVALMAGLTLLAVTTVWPNLAAGALVLRTLLAQVSPLAGVGLALLLLTSALVSWRPGPVMQRFGAGAFALSAVLTLPALYSVAVHGDVRFGQNIVVSGPVDGNVIAVGGHIRLEAGARVNGEVVTLLGDVRREPGAQVSGRVNALLGHAPGDLAALETAPPQGIGMATAAAFRPLLRWLGSAAWPQIFVTLTGGALLLLFVAGLAPTLARRQRHAPMRTLALGVLALTALGGPALALALAGLLGPALVAAALAVVILAVGLSVSAYDLGRTLARRLRLPVPDAVGAMLGLSAVAASLSEPPLAFGLALIGGAWGAGTLLLARGGVRVG; encoded by the coding sequence ATGGAGCGACACAACCGGGGCGAGGGGTCAATGGCTGACCCGTCCGACTGGCTGGAGTTGCTCCACCGCGAGGCTGAGGGTGAGCTGACCCCCGAAGAAACCGAGGCATTGCACGCGTTGCCCAATCAGGAAGAGGTGGCGCGCTGGCGGCTGCGGCTGGCAGCGACTACCGCCTATCTGAGCGCTTTGCCACCGCCCGGTCTGCCTGCCAGTTGCGCGCAGGATGTGGCCGCAGAAGTGGCTTGGAGCGTACGCCTAAGCGCATCTCAGCCAGAGCTGCCGCATTCGTTGGCGGACGCTGTGACAGCAGACATCGCTGCTGCCCGTCATCTGCAAGCCCAATCCATCCCAACACTTCCCTACAGTCTTGCGGCGGGTGTGGTGGGCGACATCCGGGCGGCGCGGCAACTGATGACGCCTCCCATTCCGTCCAGCGTGGCCGCCGCCGTCGCCTCTGACATCGCGTGGGCCGGGCGGGTGGGCACGCCTGCGCCTGTGCTGCCGCGTTCGGTGGCCGGGGCAGTGGTGGCCCGCATCGCCCAGCCGGAAGCGGAGAGCGTCCTAGCACCTCTCCCCAGCCTCGCCCCCATTTCACCCGCCGCAAACGGCTTCCTGGCTCCCCTCAAGCCCCGGCACAACCCGGCCCCGCTGGCGCTGGTGGTGGCATTGATGGCCGGGCTGACCCTGCTGGCCGTGACCACGGTGTGGCCCAATCTGGCCGCCGGGGCGCTGGTGTTGCGGACCCTATTGGCCCAGGTGTCGCCGCTGGCCGGGGTGGGGCTGGCGCTGCTGTTGCTCACCAGTGCGCTGGTCAGTTGGCGGCCCGGCCCAGTCATGCAACGGTTCGGGGCGGGGGCCTTTGCCCTCAGCGCGGTGCTGACCCTGCCCGCGCTGTACAGCGTGGCCGTTCATGGGGACGTGCGTTTCGGGCAGAACATCGTGGTCAGCGGGCCGGTGGACGGCAATGTGATCGCGGTGGGCGGGCATATCCGCCTGGAAGCGGGCGCGCGGGTCAACGGTGAGGTGGTCACGCTGCTGGGCGACGTGCGACGTGAGCCGGGGGCACAGGTCAGCGGGCGCGTGAATGCGCTGCTGGGCCACGCCCCCGGCGATCTGGCCGCGCTGGAAACGGCCCCGCCACAGGGCATCGGGATGGCCACCGCCGCTGCCTTCAGGCCGCTGCTGAGGTGGCTGGGCAGTGCCGCGTGGCCTCAGATTTTCGTCACGCTGACCGGGGGCGCATTGTTGCTGCTGTTCGTGGCGGGGCTGGCCCCCACGCTGGCCCGCCGCCAGCGCCACGCCCCCATGCGGACGCTGGCGCTGGGCGTGCTGGCGCTGACTGCGCTGGGTGGCCCCGCGCTGGCCCTGGCCCTGGCCGGGCTGCTGGGGCCTGCCCTGGTGGCCGCCGCGCTGGCCGTGGTGATCCTGGCCGTGGGCCTCAGCGTCAGCGCCTATGACCTGGGCCGCACCCTGGCCCGCCGCCTGCGCCTGCCAGTGCCCGACGCGGTGGGGGCGATGCTGGGCCTCAGCGCCGTGGCCGCCAGCCTCAGCGAGCCGCCGCTGGCCTTTGGATTGGCGCTGATTGGGGGGGCGTGGGGTGCGGGGACGTTGTTGCTGGCTAGGGGTGGGGTGCGGGTGGGTTGA
- the moaC gene encoding cyclic pyranopterin monophosphate synthase MoaC, with product MADPATPELTHFRDGLPRMVDVTDKAATTRTATAEAWVRLPAEARAALEAGTNPKGDPLTVARLAGLAGSKRTADLILLCHPIPVTGADVQVTLEDAGVYITATVRTTAPTGVEMEALTAASVAALNVYDMLKAASKALEITGIRLLSKTGGKSGDYSAPPAP from the coding sequence ATGGCGGACCCTGCAACTCCCGAGTTGACCCACTTCCGTGATGGTCTGCCGCGCATGGTGGACGTGACCGACAAGGCCGCCACCACCCGCACCGCCACCGCCGAAGCCTGGGTGCGCCTGCCCGCAGAGGCCCGCGCGGCGCTGGAGGCCGGGACCAACCCCAAGGGTGATCCGCTGACCGTGGCGCGGCTGGCGGGGCTGGCGGGCAGCAAGCGCACGGCGGACCTGATCCTGCTGTGCCACCCGATCCCTGTAACGGGCGCGGACGTGCAGGTCACGCTGGAAGACGCGGGCGTGTACATCACGGCCACCGTCCGAACTACCGCCCCCACGGGAGTAGAGATGGAGGCCCTGACCGCCGCCAGCGTCGCCGCCCTGAACGTGTACGACATGCTGAAAGCCGCCAGCAAGGCGCTGGAAATTACGGGCATCCGGTTGCTGAGCAAGACGGGCGGCAAGAGTGGTGATTACTCTGCCCCACCGGCCCCCTGA
- a CDS encoding DUF177 domain-containing protein has translation MSDSPLIHLGSLMRSSEDAHAEGELDHLNYEQGGKPQTLTFTEPAPYEISVNSLSGSEMYLQGSFEPTITMDCARCLREVEVPLELTLGTLMRYEPSADAPYLEEAETGEEVLVFGDSTLDLSGYLAEMTLMSAPLSVVHDPECKGLCQVCGHDLNDGPCEHMAAVPVEEIDDDLGIPLGSSHAKQTPFAALRDLNLPEE, from the coding sequence ATGAGCGATTCTCCCCTGATTCACCTGGGTTCTCTGATGCGGTCCTCCGAGGACGCGCATGCCGAGGGCGAACTTGACCACCTGAACTACGAGCAGGGCGGCAAACCGCAGACCCTGACCTTCACCGAACCCGCGCCCTACGAGATCAGCGTCAACTCGCTGAGCGGCAGCGAGATGTACCTGCAAGGCAGCTTTGAACCCACCATCACGATGGACTGCGCCCGCTGCCTGCGCGAGGTAGAGGTGCCGCTGGAACTCACGCTGGGCACGTTAATGCGTTACGAGCCGTCTGCCGACGCGCCGTATCTGGAGGAAGCCGAAACCGGCGAGGAAGTGCTGGTTTTTGGCGATTCCACCCTGGATCTCAGCGGCTATCTGGCCGAGATGACGCTGATGTCCGCGCCCCTGAGCGTGGTCCACGATCCCGAATGCAAGGGGCTGTGCCAGGTCTGCGGTCATGACCTGAACGATGGTCCCTGCGAGCATATGGCGGCAGTTCCAGTGGAGGAAATCGACGATGATCTGGGCATTCCCCTGGGCAGTAGCCACGCCAAGCAGACCCCGTTCGCCGCACTGCGTGACCTGAATCTGCCGGAGGAATGA